tctttgttctttttgtgtctctgctctgttctctcaaacccccagtcggtcgtggcagatggccgctcacactgagcctggttctggttctgctggaggtttcttcctgttaaaagggagtttttcctctccactgtcgctatatgcatgctcagtatgagggattgctgcaaagtcaacaccagtgactgtccactgtctctacatgctcatccaggaggagtgaatgctgcaagtcactgactggatgcaatctgctgggtttccttagatagaaaaactttttatccaatttgaataaataactgaatctgactgaactgttcaatggttaggattaataggaatgtatgaacctgactgttgtgaagtgccttgagacgacatgtgttgtgaattggcgctatataaataaactgaattgaattgaatttaagcAGCTTAACAGATTTATATCAACACTTTGAACATAAGCATCCTGCTGAGAGCTAGAAGCAGGCAGTGACACAAAGCATTGATTTTAATTCCCATCACAGTTGTAAATATTCACCTGGACGATTTTCTTTGTTAGTTTTCTGACTCTGTGTACAGTATTTGTGGCTTTGCTAGTCTGAAATAAATGCTCTTCCCAAAAATGTGCCTGTAATTTGACTTAATATGTTTTCTGACCAAAGAAATAACTTGGTTAACATATTCAAGTTTAgcttaaatttatattttttggggCTTTTGAAGGAGAAAGAATAATAATTTGgggattttaaatatttgaaatcaCATACAGTAGCATTGTGCAAGAAATAGCCGTTTGACAATTAACCCAAATCTACAAAATGTAATGTTTCCTGGTTAAATTTCTTGTCAGTTGATCTTACCCAGAAGTGGACCCAACCAGTACACAAAGCAGTACTCCAGGAATGAGTTTCCACTGCAGGAGAACTGTGTGGAGAACGCCAGTGCTGGGTTGAACACAGCTCCTGTCACACTGCCACCTTAAATacaaacagacatttaaatCCCAGTAGGTTTATTAAGTTATGCACCACCTATGTTGAAGATTAAATCAGTTAGAAAGCTTGATGAGGTTTTAGTCTAAAGTCTGAGGTATGACAACAGTCCGGTGATTCTAGTATCTAATGGGGTTACCACAGTGGATCATCTGCCTCCATCTCATCCTGTCTGGAGCATCCTCCTTTGTCACACAAGCCTTCTGCACATCTTTCTTCTCTACATCAAATGGAGGTTCTCTGTGGTGTTCCCCTTTTCTTTCTCCCCAGCGGCTTCGTATTCAACACAGATTTGCACGTTTGCTGGAAGTCAGCATTTGCAAAGTGGACTGACTAGGCCTCAAATGGAATATACTTTATTGCTCCTCAGTGGAAATTCAGGGGaatcagcagcaaagtgacaggcaAAAGGAAGCACAGTGATATACCAGGATAAAAAGTACACTTAGATAGACCAAAAACTTGTAGCATTGCTAATCTTGGGATATCTAGTCTAAAAATGCATAAACTGTCTAATTTATGGCAACGGCTTTAACCTAACTTAGGTCAGGGACACACGGTTGTGCTGTCTGCTTGTTTCTCCagtatatttcaaatgtttcttctttattttgctAGTTTCTAAcaatattcaaaataatatgatGTCGCTTTATGAAACAATGCCAGTGAAAACTGCACTTCAGCCACATTTACAGACTGAGATTAAATACAGTCTTTCACAGTCACAAGCCAGCTACATTTGAGAAGAGCTTCTGTCCTTTGCTTTGGAAAACCACTCAAAGTCAAGCATGGGGTCAAAGTATGGAGCGTCGTCTAATTTTACTAGACAAAAAAACTAGGggaacatgttttaaatgaagACACAAACATCTACACCTGGTCAAGCTCCAATGAGAGCAAGGAGAAGGTGCTCAAGTGCTCTAATGTCGAGGTGTGgacaataatcacattaaataaGGACGCACCATGCGGAAAAATAATCAGCCTACCCGCATAAACCGCTGTTGTGATGGCAGCAGCTATTGCGTGAACGCGGTATCTCTCCTCCACAGACTGCGTGTGCGTGATGACAGTCTGAACAGCGAAGGCGCACATCAGCTCCACGGCAGCAGCCTCGGGGAGACTGGCGTGGATCGCGCTGACACACCGGAACCCGAGCAGCTTATGCCGGTCGTGCATTCCTGACAGCCCCATACCCCAGATCACCGGCACGGCCGCGCGAGCCGCCACGGCAGCGGCAAACTGGCACGCGATCTTTCGCACTGCGCACCCACCCGAGAACCGCGCGCGGCACGCGTGCTCGAGCGCACCGCAGGGGTTACCCACGGCTCCTCTGAAGGTGAGTCCGTGAGCCACGGACGTCACGTACGTCAAGGTGAGCGCGAGCTGAGGCGAGATGCCGCCGACGTCAGAGAGCAGCTTCAGCTCGTGCgtgcagcagcagagctggAAGGTTGAC
This genomic window from Girardinichthys multiradiatus isolate DD_20200921_A chromosome 18, DD_fGirMul_XY1, whole genome shotgun sequence contains:
- the aqp11 gene encoding aquaporin-11 produces the protein MIADVAVSLSVLAVVVLLSDVTRRLLVRALADTGLSSYAVELVSTFQLCCCTHELKLLSDVGGISPQLALTLTYVTSVAHGLTFRGAVGNPCGALEHACRARFSGGCAVRKIACQFAAAVAARAAVPVIWGMGLSGMHDRHKLLGFRCVSAIHASLPEAAAVELMCAFAVQTVITHTQSVEERYRVHAIAAAITTAVYAGGSVTGAVFNPALAFSTQFSCSGNSFLEYCFVYWLGPLLGMMSSVLLFNKVTPAFSRKPSPLHLPLRTKKQT